One window of Quercus robur chromosome 5, dhQueRobu3.1, whole genome shotgun sequence genomic DNA carries:
- the LOC126727128 gene encoding phospholipase A I, producing MSWGLGWKRPSEIFHLALSYGNEEPVESPGRVSSSSSASSSSTMGPASRSSSASSIVAQDQELGFRIELEWSAGDDEEQVALRLQSQLMVALPMPQDTVEVVLKAEDENVAVEMTVVKRREPLRVVTMTKVAGSGQQSDGTGVLTRLLRANLPPPMPNEAGISECGDHWRTVTVLSLGACGLSALPVELTQLPHLEKLYLDNNKLTVLPPELGELKSLTVLRVDSNMLVSVPVELRQCVELEELSLEHNKLVRPLLDFRAMAELRVLRLFGNPLEFLPEILPLHKLRHLSLANIRIVADENLRSVNVQIEMENNSYFVASRHKLSAFFSLIFRFSSCHHPLLASALAKIMQDQGNRVVVGKDENAVRQLISMINSDNRHVVEQACSALSSLSADVSVAMQLMKADIMQPIELVLKSSGQEEVISVLQVVVKLAFASDTVAQKMLTKDVLKSLKMLCAHKNHEVQRLALLAFGNLAFCLENRRILVTSESLRELLLRLTVAPEPRVNKAAARALAILGENENLRRAIRGRPVAKQGLRILSMDGGGMKGLATVQILKEIEKGTGKRIHEMFDLICGTSTGGMLAVALGIKLMTLEQCEEIYKNLGKLVFAESVPKDNEAATWREKLDQLYKSSSQSFRVVVHGSKHSADQFQRLLQEMCADEDGDLLIESAVKSIPKVFVVSTLVSVMPAQPFVFRNYQYPAGTPEVPLPVSESSGISVQGSPTIGSEVGYKRSAFIGSCKHEVWQAIRASSAAPYYLDDYSDDVHRWQDGAIVANNPTVFAIREAQLLWPDTRIDCLVSIGCGSVPTKVRKGGWRYLDTGQVLIESACSVDRVEEALSTLLPMLPEIQYFRFNPVDERCDMELDETDPAVWLKLEASVQEYIQNNSHAFKNVCERLLVPYQNDEKWSENIRIQHYPKSKGSSSDVNGPSLGWRRNVLLVEASHSPDSGRTVHHARALESFCSHNGIRLSLMQGISGIVKTMPATTFPTPFTSPLFTGSFPSSPLLYSPDFGPQSVGRIDMVPPLSLDGQSGKTAVSPPKSPSGPRQLSLPVRSLHKKLQNSPQVGIIHLSLQNDSIGSILSWQNDVFVVAEPGELAEKFVQSVKLSLLPVMRRHHRKGASVLANISTVSDLVSFRPYFQIGGIGHRYIGRQTQVMEDDQEIGAYMFRRTVPSMHLTPDDVRWMVGAWRDRIIICTGTCGPNSGLIKALLDSGAKAVICSSTEPPETQITTFHGSGELNIFENGKFEIGDEEAEDEEAEPASPVSDWEDSDLEKSVDHTTSFWEEDEEELSQFVCELYDSLFRDGASIDVALQHALAAHRRLRFSCHLPSRQ from the exons ATGTCTTGGGGATTAGGCTGGAAGCGACCTTCGGAGATCTTCCACCTCGCTCTGAGCTACGGCAATGAAGAACCCGTGGAGAGTCCCGGCCGCGTGTCTTCATCTTCCTCCGCTTCGTCGTCGTCGACGATGGGCCCGGCGTCGCGGTCGTCTTCGGCGTCGTCGATAGTGGCGCAAGATCAGGAGCTAGGGTTTCGGATCGAGTTGGAGTGGTCGGCTGGGGACGACGAGGAGCAGGTGGCTCTCAGGCTTCAGTCGCAGCTCATGGTGGCGCTGCCGATGCCGCAGGACACGGTGGAGGTGGTTTTGAAGGCGGAGGATGAGAATGTGGCTGTGGAGATGACGGTGGTGAAGCGGAGGGAGCCTCTGCGGGTCGTGACGATGACCAAGGTGGCCGGGTCGGGTCAGCAGAGCGACGGTACCGGCGTGTTGACGAGACTTTTGAGGGCCAATCTCCCTCCGCCGATGCCCAACGAAGCTGGCATCTCCGAATGCGGCGACCATTGGAGGACTGTCACTGTGCTCTCTCTTGGTGCCTGTGGTTTGTCT GCGTTGCCGGTAGAGCTAACACAGTTGCCGCATCTTGAGAAACTGTATCTCGATAACAACAAGCTTACAGTTTTGCCACCAGAGCTTGGTGAGCTGAAAAGCTTAACAGTGCTTAGGGTCGATTCCAACATGCTGGTTTCAGTACCTG TAGAACTGAGACAGTGCGTTGAACTGGAGGAATTATCATTGGAGCACAACAAGCTTGTCCGGCCTCTCCTTGACTTCAG GGCTATGGCTGAGTTACGGGTTTTGAGGCTTTTTGGTAATCCTCTCGAATTCCTTCCCGAAATTTTGCCATTGCACAAACTTCGCCATTTGTCTCTTGCAAATATCAGGATTGTAGCAGATGAAAACTTAAGATCGGTGAATGTGCAAATAGAG ATGGAAAACAATTCTTATTTTGTTGCATCTAGACATAAGCTAAGCGCCTTCTTCTCTCTTATATTCCGTTTTTCTTCTTGTCATCACCCTTTACTAGCGTCGGCACTAGCGAAGATAATGCAAGACCAAGGAAACCGTGTAGTTGTTGGTAAAGATGAGAATGCGGTACGGCAGCTAATTAGTATGATAAACAGTGACAACCGTCATGTG GTTGAACAAGCATGCTCTGCTCTTTCATCTCTTTCTGCAGATGTTTCTGTTGCAATGCAGTTGATGAAAGCTGACATCATGCAACCCATTGAACTAGTGCTGAAATCTTCTGGTCAGGAAGAAGTAATATCTGTATTGCAAGTTGTGGTTAAGTTAGCCTTTGCATCGGACACTGTAGCTCAGAAGATGTTGACCAAGGATGTATTGAAATCATTAAAGATGTTATGTGCACATAAAAATCATGAG GTACAAAGGTTAGCTTTGTTAGCATTCGGAAATTTGGCCTTCTGTTTAGAGAACCGCCGTATTCTGGTTACTTCTGAAAGTTTGCGGGAACTTCTCTTGCGCTTGACGGTTGCACCTGAACCACGTGTGAATAAAGCAGCAGCTCGTGCCTTGGCAATTCTGG GGGAGAATGAAAATCTACGGCGTGCCATAAGAGGGAGACCAGTAGCAAAGCAAGGACTGCGCATACTCTCAATGGATGGAGGTGGCATGAAGGGTCTGGCAACTGTACAAATTCttaaagaaatagagaaaggaACCGGAAAGCGGATACATGAAATGTTCGACCTTATATGTGGAACATCAACAGGTGGCATGCTTGCTGTTGCTCTTGGTATTAAGCTGATGACCTTGGAACAATGTGAAGAAATATACAAAAATCTTG GAAAACTTGTCTTTGCTGAATCTGTGCCAAAGGACAATGAAGCTGCAACTTGGAGAGAAAAGTTGGATCAGCTATATAAAAGCTCATCACAGAGTTTTAGAGTTGTTGTACATGGATCTAAA CATAGTGCAGATCAGTTTCAGAGGTTGTTACAGGAAATGTGTGCTGATGAGGATGGGGATCTTTTGATTGAGTCTGCAGTGAAAAGCATTCCTAAAGTTTTTGTTGTATCAACCTTGGTGAGCGTTATGCCAGCTCAGCCTTTCGTATTTCGCAATTATCAG TACCCTGCTGGAACACCAGAAGTGCCTCTTCCAGTGTCAGAAAGTTCTGGAATTTCTGTGCAAGGATCACCTACTATAGGTTCTGAAGTTGGTTATAAGCGCAGTGCTTTTATTGGAAGTTGTAAGCATGAAGTATGGCAAGCTATAAGAGCATCATCTGCTGCACCATATTATCTTGATGATTACTCAGATG ATGTACACCGCTGGCAAGATGGTGCAATAGTGGCAAACAATCCTACAGTTTTTGCCATAAGAGAAGCACAACTTCTTTGGCCTGACACGAGAATTGACTGCTTAGTTTCCATTGGGTGTGGTTCTGTTCCAACAAAG GTGCGAAAAGGTGGTTGGCGTTATCTGGATACGGGCCAAGTGTTGATTGAGAGTGCATGCTCTGTGGATCGAGTGGAGGAAGCTCTAAGTACATTGCTTCCTATGCTCCCAGAAATACAGTATTTTCGATTTAATCCTG TTGATGAGCGTTGTGATATGGAACTGGATGAGACTGATCCAGCTGTCTGGCTGAAGTTGGAAGCTTCTGTCCAGGAATACATCCAAAATAATTCTCATGCCTTCAAGAATGTCTGTGAGCGACTGCTTGTTCCTTAccaaaatgatgagaagtgGTCAGAGAATATAAGAATTCAGCATTACCCCAAGTCAAAGGGGTCAAGTTCAG ATGTGAATGGTCCTTCTCTTGGTTGGAGGCGAAATGTACTGCTTGTTGAAGCTTCACACAGTCCAGATTCAGGCAGAACAGTGCATCATGCTCGTGCACTCGAGTCATTTTGTTCTCATAATGGAATACGGTTATCCCTAATGCAAGGGATTTCAGGGATTGTGAAGACAATGCCAGCAACAACATTCCCAACGCCATTTACATCACCTCTGTTTACTGGAAGCTTCCCGTCAAGCCCACTGCTATACAGTCCTGATTTTGGCCCACAGAGCGTTGGTCGAATTGATATGGTCCCTCCTTTAAGCTTAGATGGCCAATCTGGAAAGACAGCTGTATCACCACCAAAGTCTCCTTCAGGGCCTAGACAGCTTTCTTTACCTGTACGGTCATTACATAAGAAATTACAGAACTCACCACAAGTGGGCATTATACACTTGTCCCTCCAAAATGATTCGATTGGCTCAATATTAAG TTGGCAGAATGATGTATTTGTGGTTGCTGAACCTGGAGAGCTTGCAGAGAAATTTGTACAGAGTGTTAAATTGAGTTTGTTGCCAGTAATGCGAAGACATCACAGAAAGGGGGCATCAGTTCTTGCCAATATTTCAACTGTTTCTGATTTGGTTTCATTTAGACCATACTTCCAAATTGGAGGCATTGGCCATCGTTATATAGGGCGCCAAACCCAA GTCATGGAAGATGACCAAGAAATTGGGGCATATATGTTCCGTAGAACAGTCCCTTCTATGCACTTAACTCCTGATGATGTTCGTTGGATG GTTGGAGCTTGGAGGGATAGAATAATAATTTGCACAGGGACTTGTGGGCCTAACTCAGGTCTGATTAAGGCCCTTCTTGACTCTGGTGCCAAAGCTGTTATATGTTCTTCAACTGAGCCCCCTGAAACACAGATAACAACCTTCCATGGATCAGGGGAGctcaatatttttgaaaatgggAAGTTTGAGATTGGAGATGAAGAGGCAGAAGATGAAGAAGCTGAACCTGCCAGTCCGGTGAGTGATTGGGAAGACAGTGACCTTGAGAAAAGTGTTGACCATACCACTAGTTTTTGGGAAGAAGATGAGGAGGAACTGTCTCAGTTTGTCTGTGAATTGTATGACTCATTGTTCCGAGATGGTGCAAGTATAGATGTTGCTCTGCAACATGCTCTGGCTGCACATCGGAGGTTGAGGTTTTCGTGCCATCTCCCCAGTAGACAATAG
- the LOC126728722 gene encoding uncharacterized protein LOC126728722, with amino-acid sequence MVEVGSNFFQFKFKTEFEMERIIKSGPWSFDNQVLMVKRWKQGMTAGNVQFDLVALWVQIWGAPFDMASPTVVAEIGSRLGRVKEVEKRQKLETQNMFMRVNVAIPISKPIHRGGFIAGTDGQRTWVTFRYKRLPMFCHWCGLMGHDLKHCALHFAALKNGGSVTCQYGEWLKSIGGRPRSPSRKDTTHKNTT; translated from the coding sequence ATGGTTGAGGTTGGATCAAACTTTTTCCAGTTCAAGTTCAAGACGGAGTTTGAGATGGAGAGGATTATTAAAAGCGGTCCGTGGTCTTTTGATAACCAAGTGCTCATGGTGAAGCGGTGGAAACAGGGGATGACGGCGGGGAACGTTCAGTTTGACTTAGTAGCGTTATGGGTTCAGATTTGGGGGGCACCTTTTGATATGGCCTCCCCAACAGTTGTAGCGGAGATAGGAAGTCGGTTAGGGAGAGTGAAGGAGGTTGAGAAGCGCCAAAAGTTGGAGACTCAGAACATGTTCATGCGGGTTAACGTGGCTATCCCGATATCAAAACCAATACATAGGGGTGGATTCATTGCAGGGACAGATGGGCAGCGTACATGGGTGACGTTCAGATACAAGCGTCTCCCTATGTTTTGTCATTGGTGTGGATTAATGGGTCACGACCTGAAGCATTGTGCGTTGCATTTCGCTGCATTGAAGAATGGAGGTTCGGTGACATGCCAATATGGAGAATGGCTGAAGTCTATCGGCGGCCGGCCTCGGTCACCTTCAAGGAAGGATACTACTCATAAAAACACGACCTAA
- the LOC126727127 gene encoding uncharacterized protein LOC126727127 translates to MQYKATTTSTKLPEKMAAIAAPVAIGTRGTVGSLVRKEIEYFSKVEIDQCGSSRKPQGQIVDMASTSGHSKPGLWFLIMTWRRKKRRNSSGILPSMCSVVEVSESNRLNRIPGYNYRILKNDFNI, encoded by the coding sequence ATGCAGTATAAAGCCACCACCACTAGCACCAAGCTCCCTGAGAAAATGGCTGCAATTGCTGCTCCAGTTGCAATAGGCACACGAGGCACCGTAGGATCGCTTGTCAGAAAGGAAATTGAGTATTTCAGCAAGGTTGAAATAGACCAATGTGGAAGCTCCCGAAAGCCTCAGGGACAAATTGTGGACATGGCTTCCACCAGTGGTCACTCCAAGCCTGGTCTTTGGTTCTTGATAATGACatggagaaggaagaagaggagaaATAGTAGCGGGATCCTGCCAAGCATGTGTTCTGTTGTTGAAGTTTCAGAAAGCAATCGTCTAAACAGAATCCCCGGTTACAATTACAGAATCCTTAAGAATGACTTCAACATCTAG